Proteins from one Anopheles nili chromosome 2, idAnoNiliSN_F5_01, whole genome shotgun sequence genomic window:
- the LOC128730398 gene encoding hydroxysteroid dehydrogenase-like protein 2: MINTGKLAGRTLFITGASRGIGKAIALKAAQDGANIVVAAKTADPHPKLPGTIYTAAKEIEAVGGKALPCVVDVRDEAAVRTAVQNAVAKFGGIDIVVNNASAISLTPTEQTDMKRYDLMHQINSRGTFLVSKECIPYLRKSSHAHILNISPPLNMAPHWFSNHVAYTMAKYGMSMCVLGMAKELEGANIAVNALWPRTAIYTAAMEMLTGKESNLFSRKPEIMADAAYAVLSKDPRSLSGKFLIDDEVLNAEGITDVKQYACVPENADKLMPDFFLDVEPEKLVEFAAEGSHAAALKKPAAEAAGGKIDGLFLKIESLLSEEIVRKTGAVYEFKVKGEEAGTWFADLKTGTGKVGKGNPPATADAILTMDSKHFFDMFTGKLKPANAFMTGKLKISGDLQKAMKLEKLMGGLKSKL; the protein is encoded by the exons ATGATTAATACGGG GAAACTCGCGGGTCGCACACTCTTCATTACGGGAGCTTCCAGAGGAATCGGTAAGGCGATCGCACTGAAAGCAGCGCAAGATGGTGCAAATATCGTAGTTGCGGCCAAAACCGCTGATCCGCACCCGAAGTTACCCGGAACCATCTATACCGCAGCAAAAGAGA TCGAAGCAGTTGGTGGCAAGGCTCTGCCATGCGTGGTGGATGTCCGTGATGAAGCAGCTGTCCGAACTGCCGTACAAAATGCGGTTGCAAAGTTTGGTGGAATCGATATAGTTGTCAATAATGCCAGTGCAATCTCACTAACGCCCACGGAACAAACCGACATGAAGCGGTATGATCTGATGCACCAAATCAACTCCCGTGGAACGTTCCTAGT ATCCAAAGAATGCATTCCTTACCTCCGAAAGAGTAGCCATGCGcatattttgaacatttcccCACCGTTAAATATGGCACCGCACTGGTTCAGCAATCACGTGGCTTATACGATGGCGAAGTACGGCATGTCGATGTGTGTGCTCGGTATGGCCAAGGAGCTGGAAGGTGCCAACATTGCGGTTAACGCGTTATGGCCACGTACGGCCATTTACACCGCTGCCATGGAGATGCTCACCGGCAAAGAAAGCAATCTGTTTTCGCGCAAACCGGAAATCATGGCCGACGCCGCGTACGCCGTTCTATCGAAGGATCCACGATCGCTTAGCGGAAAGTTCCTCATTGATGATGAGGTGCTGAACGCGGAAGGCATTACAGATGTGAAGCAGTACGCTTGCGTGCCCGAAAACGCCGATAAACTGATGCCCGACTTTTTCCTCGATGTTGAGCCTGAAAAGTTGGTTGAGTTTGCTGCCGAAGGGAGCCATGCAGCTGCGTTGAAGAAGCCGGCCGCAGAAGCGGCTGGTGGCAAGATTGATGGGCTTTTCCTCAAGATCGAAAGCCTGCTCAGCGAAGAGATTGTCCGCAAGACGGGCGCTGTGTACGAGTTCAAGGTAAAGGGCGAGGAGGCCGGCACATGGTTCGCAGATCTGAAGACTGGCACCGGAAAGGTAGGCAAGGGCAACCCTCCAGCCACAGCTGATGCGATTTTGACCATGGACTCGAAGCACTTCTTCGACATGTTCACGGGCAAGCTGAAGCCGGCAAACGCTTTTATGACGGGCAAGCTGAAGATCTCCGGTGACCTGCAAAAGGCGATGAAGCTTGAAAAGCTCATGGGAGGGCTGAAGTCTAAGCtctaa
- the LOC128720768 gene encoding heart- and neural crest derivatives-expressed protein 2-like — protein sequence MYNKMSSYESASPDGDLCHRVCEPDPYYESNGGYYTQLYPADSQHTGNQVTSGGGGVIIMDEEGYWGSPCSSSESHPDPHRDRYASPSSPAVPGTLGPPTTTTVANVGTTLVLNSGAVVRHHGSIASSADQSSLSSASSTTSTSSSASSSPYGTAGHQHQHVAGGGGGAYHQHRPHPQHEQQQQQQQHHHQQLPSSMYCSSMVYDKSAAVYVPDEGYYGGGASSTIDLVSGTSTSDHQGHLHLTPSSSGVIVPGVGGPVVRVVKRRNTANKKERRRTQSINSAYTSLRDRIPNVPNDTKLSKIKTLRLAISYIAHLLAVVNGNQDPSCDFRAELVPSSRKINAERRAQKTLMQNFSANGTITSTPATSEGRKIKGRTGWPQHVWALETKTTIK from the exons ATGTACAACAAAATGTCCAGCTACGAATCGGCTTCACCAGACGGAGATCTCTGCCATCGCGTCTGTGAACCTGACCCATACTACGAGTCGAATGGTGGTTACTACACTCAGCTGTACCCTGCGGACTCGCAACACACAG GAAATCAGGTGACcagtggtggaggtggtgtgATCATTATGGACGAAGAAGGCTACTGGGGATCACCGTGCAGCTCAAGTGAATCCCATCCGGACCCGCACCGTGACCGGTACGCGTCTCCATCGTCCCCGGCAGTCCCGGGAACTCTGGgcccaccgacgacgacgacggtggccaATGTTGGGACCACGCTCGTGCTGAACAGCGGTGCAGTCGTACGCCATCACGGTAGCATCGCGTCGTCGGCTGATCAGTCGTCCTTGTCATCAGCTTCGTCCACCACATCCACGTCCTCGTCGGCGTCTTCATCACCCTACGGAACGGCtggccaccaacaccagcatgtggcgggtggtggtggaggtgcaTACCATCAACACCGGCCGCACCCACAAcacgaacagcaacaacaacagcagcaacatcatcaccagcaaTTGCCGTCGTCCATGTACTGCTCGTCGATGGTTTACGACAAAAGCGCCG CCGTCTATGTGCCGGATGAAGGCTACTATGGAGGAGGTGCCAGTTCCACAATCGACCTCGTTTCCGGTACATCCACCAGCGACCACCAGGGACACCTGCACCTAACACCGTCCTCTTCCGGGGTCATCGTACCCGGCGTCGGAGGACCCGTCGTGCGTGTGGTCAAACGGCGCAACACGGCCAACAAAAAGGAACGCCGTCGGACGCAAAGCATCAACTCGGCCTACACCTCGCTGCGGGATCGTATCCCGAACGTGCCAAATGACACCAAACTGTCCAAG ATCAAAACGTTGCGGCTTGCCATCTCCTACATCGCGCATCTGTTGGCGGTCGTGAACGGAAACCAGGACCCTTCGTGTGACTTCCGCGCGGAACTGGTGCCGTCATCGCGCAAGATCAATGCTGAACGGCGCGCCCAGAAGACGCTGATGCAA AACTTCTCCGCCAATggcaccatcaccagcacgCCGGCTACATCGGAAGGACGCAAAATCAAAGGACGCACTGGATGGCCACAGCACGTTTGGGCGCTGGAGACGAAAACCACCATCAAATAG
- the LOC128722167 gene encoding N-acylneuraminate-9-phosphatase-like, whose protein sequence is MSTFRGAVKRLNCESKISTIFFDLDNTLIATRKADAKACSKVADLLYCEHGFSRELANETATNYLTAFRRCPDNPDVALAQWRSQLWQDVLPGTHKQLAGELYGRWIDWRYRYLALSGEIQTMLQTLRLQYLLGIITNGPTAAQWEKIDRLALNKYFDCILVSSDLPWAKPDRNIFYAACHYLGVLPGQCVMIGDKLETDIQGGIEASLGATVWLPLPVEQRIAGDRTMNDVPEHVRPDAILDSVLKLPAMLPPTTSFRGRTPAQADQCGREQKTTRNRAAQYNRILPEIPDLYSSYSSSSNDCSQHSNGSTSSSSSNSSS, encoded by the exons ATGAGCACATTCCGTGGCGCCGTAAAGAGGCTTAACTGTGAATCGAAGATTTCAACTATTTTCTTCGACCTTGACAATACATTGATCGCAACCAGGAAAGCCGATGCGAAGGCATGTAGCAAG GTGGCCGATCTGCTGTACTGCGAGCACGGTTTCAGCCGCGAGCTagcgaacgaaacggccaCCAACTACCTGACCGCGTTCCGCCGCTGCCCGGACAATCCGGACGTCGCGCTCGCCCAGTGGCGCTCCCAGCTCTGGCAGGATGTGCTTCCTGGCACGCACAAGCAGCTCGCGGGTGAGCTGTACGGGCGCTGGATCGACTGGCGCTACCGCTATCTGGCCCTGTCCGGTGAGATTCAGACGATGCTGCAAACGCTCCGGCTCCAGTACCTGCTCGGAATCATCACGAACGGACCGACGGCGGCGCAGTGGGAAAAGATCGACCGGTTGGCGCTGAACAAGTACTTCGACTGCATACTGGTATCCTCTGATTTACCGTGGGCCAAGCCCGATCGCAATATCTTTTATGCAGCTTGCCACTATCTAGGTGTCCTGCCCGGCCAGTGCGTCATGATCGGTGACAAGCTCGAAACCGACATCCAG GGCGGCATTGAGGCTAGTCTGGGTGCAACGGTCTGGTTACCGTTGCCCGTCGAGCAGCGGATTGCAGGCGATAGGACCATGAACGATGTGCCGGAGCACGTGCGACCCGATGCCATCCTGGATAGTGTCCTGAAGCTGCCAGCCATGCTGCCCCCGACGACTTCGTTTCGTGGGCGAACTCCGGCGCAGGCGGACCAGTGCGGTAGGGAGCAGAAAACGACTCGCAACCGGGCGGCACAATACAACCGCATTCTGCCGGAGATTCCCGACCTTTACAGCTCGTACAGCAGCTCCAGCAATGATTGCAGCCAGCATAGCAACGGCagcactagcagcagcagcagcaacagtagcagcTGA
- the LOC128731586 gene encoding hydroxysteroid dehydrogenase-like protein 2 codes for MQNTGKLAGITLFITGASRGIGRAIALKAARDGANIVLAAKTAEPHSKLPGTIYTVAAEIEAAGGKALPCIVDVRSEEAVRSAVQKAVQKFGGIDIVVNNASAISLTPTEETDMKRYDLMHNINTRGTFVVSKECLPYLRKSKHAHILNISPPLNMAPHWFSNHVAYTMAKYGMSMCVLGMAKELEGANIAVNALWPRTAIYTSAMEMLADKASYGFSRKPEIMADAAYAILSKDSRSLSGKFLIDDEVLKEEGIADVKQYACMPENADKLMPDFFLDVPASAFATEKMQNTGDLEKTKKSEKLLAKQNAKL; via the exons ATGCAAAACACAGG AAAGCTTGCTGGCATAACTCTGTTTATTACCGGCGCTTCTCGGGGCATCGGTAGAGCAATCGCACTGAAAGCAGCTCGCGATGGAGCAAACATAGTGCTAGCGGCGAAAACTGCAGAACCACATTCGAAACTTCCTGGCACGATCTACACTGTGGCTGCAGAAA TTGAAGCCGCTGGAGGAAAAGCTTTACCATGCATCGTGGACGTACGCAGTGAAGAGGCAGTTCGTTCAGCGGTTCAAAAAGCAGTCCAAAAGTTCGGTGGCATCGACATTGTAGTCAACAACGCGAGTGCCATTTCGCTAACCCCAACCGAAGAAACGGATATGAAGCGGTATGATCTGATGCATAACATAAACACCAGAGGAACCTTTGTCGT TTCCAAAGAATGTCTTCCTTATTTGCGAAAAAGCAAGCATGCAcatattttgaacatttcaccACCGTTAAATATGGCACCGCACTGGTTCAGCAATCACGTGGCTTACACGATGGCGAAGTACGGCATGTCGATGTGTGTGCTCGGTATGGCCAAGGAGCTGGAAGGTGCCAACATTGCGGTTAACGCTTTATGGCCTCGAACGGCCATCTACACTTCTGCCATGGAAATGCTTGCCGACAAAGCAAGTTACGGGTTCTCGCGGAAACCGGAAATCATGGCCGACGCCGCGTACGCCATTCTGTCGAAGGATTCACGGTCGCTTAGCGGAAAATTCCTCATTGATGATGAAGTATTGAAAGAAGAAGGCATTGCAGATGTGAAGCAGTATGCTTGCATGCCCGAGAACGCCGACAAACTAATGCCGGACTTTTTCCTCGACGTTCCGGCAAGTGCTTTTGCGACAGAAAAGATGCAGAACACTGGTGATCTtgagaaaacgaagaaaagtgaaaaattattGGCGAAACAGAATGCCAAGCTTTGA
- the LOC128722165 gene encoding neurochondrin homolog, protein MSGEVSEPIKKCSLILKNAKSDTEKFAALFMVTKLIKGKDCNPAGKRLLFESIGFEFLRKLLTSKDVPDDCPASVYQSVALSILSCFCEDEQLATHQDMLDSIPVFLGIVSTCDDEEYDDNLIVINEAYHCLQSISLYESGRVALRRHDIITKMAQIYTQRSFQIDEALTLIVTLVARFGANSWDSDPKLFHALLQRVSLDFETDHAERKFELAEMISALLFHCRRDLIARTVQGEIWPECLYKGISDILKSKIGKAQRDPALKLAANAVDVLGIEWTLHDAENPKKFFLLLLQLAAIEVRMQMDNKSFNQCMQQADLITACFIILELSINFMSTDQLDLDQKDKQQVYTGLKGAFTAVLGVLVKLANDTKKDRLQKTEKAFTYAMVRVLTAWLAQETTAMKNQVSKVLPFLFKLANESFYESRDYRVAHKTDNVDDHEEQPPADVLRVMLPAICHLVVEDEARQIFLKEKEEQVLYDCLLFHWSIAHYKKPPVPRAERLKRMNEPDPELTPQQLDDMKDSRTAIVSLCNILMNITVLEAKLVEESALFAQLLRFIFEHLPELKDTPDNLVMHGHLAVLGLLLLKQQSSKIKKNDFSICRYIQTTIRFLWDAYNIDESNDPQALVVSLQYKEHWFEIMELWFLGMQTMSGIIKLIPWISEFAIESGWAEGIVDTLRKVKIGTLPPNVKLAYEDFLSQLVDANAAVADVLKKADALKVCRNHRMMDLGKKLFGD, encoded by the coding sequence ATGTCGGGTGAAGTGAGTGAACCCATTAAGAAGTGTTCGCTGATCCTGAAGAATGCCAAGAGTGACACGGAAAAATTTGCCGCCTTGTTCATGGTGACCAAACTGATCAAGGGGAAGGACTGCAACCCTGCCGGCAAGCGGTTGCTGTTcgaatcgatcggtttcgagtTTCTGCGCAAACTGCTCACCAGCAAGGACGTGCCGGATGATTGTCCCGCCTCCGTGTACCAGAGCGTGGCACTGTCGATTTTGAGCTGCTTCTGCGAGGATGAACAGCTCGCCACACACCAGGACATGCTCGACAGCATACCGGTATTCCTCGGGATCGTGTCGACGTGCGATGACGAAGAGTACGACGACAACCTGATTGTCATTAACGAGGCGTACCACTGCCTGCAGAGCATCTCGCTGTACGAGAGTGGCCGAGTGGCACTACGACGTCACGACATCATCACTAAGATGGCGCAGATCTACACGCAACGCAGCTTCCAGATCGACGAAGCATTGACGCTGATCGTGACGCTTGTTGCGCGGTTCGGTGCGAACTCGTGGGATAGCGATCCGAAGCTGTTCCATGCGCTGTTGCAGCGCGTGTCGCTCGATTTCGAAACGGACCACGCGGAGCGTAAATTCGAGCTAGCGGAGATGATCAGCGCGCTGCTGTTTCACTGCCGGCGTGATCTCATTGCACGCACGGTGCAGGGCGAAATTTGGCCCGAGTGTCTGTACAAGGGCATTAGCGACATCTTGAAAAGCAAGATCGGTAAAGCACAGCGTGACCCAGCCCTGAAGCTGGCGGCCAACGCGGTGGACGTGCTCGGCATCGAATGGACGCTGCACGATGCGGAAAATCCGAAAAAGttcttcctgctgctgttgcagttgGCCGCGATTGAGGTGCGGATGCAGATGGACAACAAGAGCTTTAACCAATGCATGCAGCAGGCCGACCTGATTACCGCCTGCTTCATCATTCTCGAGCTGTCGATCAACTTTATGTCGACCGATCAGCTCGATCTGGACCAGAAGGACAAGCAACAGGTGTACACCGGACTGAAGGGAGCCTTCACCGCCGTGCTGGGCGTGCTGGTGAAATTGGCCAACGACACTAAAAAGGATCGGCTGCAGAAGACAGAGAAAGCGTTCACGTATGCTATGGTGCGCGTACTGACCGCCTGGCTCGCACAAGAAACAACCGCTATGAAGAACCAAGTCTCGAAGGTTCTGCCGTTCCTGTTCAAACTGGCCAACGAGTCGTTCTACGAGTCGCGGGACTACCGCGTCGCCCACAAGACCGACAACGTGGATGATCACGAGGAGCAACCACCAGCGGACGTGCTTCGTGTGATGCTACCCGCCATTTGCCACCTCGTAGTTGAGGACGAAGCTCGGCAGATCTTCctcaaagaaaaggaagagcaGGTCCTGTACGATTGTCTGCTGTTTCACTGGTCGATCGCGCACTACAAGAAACCACCGGTTCCGCGTGCCGAACGCCTAAAGCGCATGAACGAACCGGATCCAGAACTAACGCCCCAGCAGCTGGACGACATGAAAGACTCGCGGACAGCGATCGTAAGCCTGTGCAACATCCTGATGAACATCACCGTGCTCGAGGCCAAGCTGGTCGAGGAGAGCGCCCTGTTCGCGCAGCTGCTGCGCTTCATCTTCGAGCATCTGCCGGAGCTGAAGGACACTCCAGACAACCTCGTGATGCACGGGCATTTGGCCGTGCtcgggttgctgctgctcaaGCAGCAGTCCTCGAAGATCAAGAAGAACGACTTCTCGATCTGTCGCTACATCCAGACCACGATTCGGTTCCTCTGGGACGCGTACAACATCGACGAATCGAACGACCCGCAGGCGCTGGTCGTGTCGCTGCAGTACAAGGAGCATTGGTTCGAAATCATGGAGCTGTGGTTCCTGGGCATGCAGACGATGAGCGGCATTATCAAGCTGATACCGTGGATCTCCGAGTTTGCGATCGAGAGCGGTTGGGCCGAGGGTATCGTTGACACGCTGCGGAAGGTAAAGATCGGCACGCTGCCCCCGAACGTGAAGCTAGCCTATGAGGACTTCCTGTCGCAGCTCGTCGATGCCAACGCGGCCGTGGCGGACGTGCTCAAGAAGGCGGACGCCCTGAAGGTGTGCCGCAACCATCGGATGATGGACCTGGGCAAGAAACTGTTTGGCGACTAA
- the LOC128731197 gene encoding hydroxysteroid dehydrogenase-like protein 2, whose product MQNTGKLAGITLFITGASRGIGKAIALKAARDGANIVLAAKTAEPHPKLPGTIYTAAAEIEAAGGKALPCIVDVRSEEAVRSAVQKAVQKFGGIDIVVNNASAISLTPTEETDMKRYDLMHNINTRGTFLVSKECLPHLRKSKHAHILNISPPLSMEPHWFSNHVAYTMAKYGMSMCVLGMAREYENVNISVNALWPRTLIFTAAVEMLHGQEGYPYSRKPEIMADAAYAILCRPAGQSTGNFFIDDEVLTSEGITDFTQYACVPGNALKLTPDIFVSEKKSKL is encoded by the exons ATGCAAAATACAGG AAAGCTTGCTGGAATAACCCTTTTTATTACCGGAGCTTCCCGGGGCATCGGCAAAGCGATCGCACTAAAAGCAGCCCGCGATGGAGCAAACATAGTGCTAGCGGCGAAAACTGCAGAACCACATCCGAAACTACCTGGAACGATCTATACGGCAGCCGCAGAAA TTGAAGCCGCTGGAGGAAAAGCTTTACCATGCATCGTGGACGTACGCAGTGAAGAGGCAGTTCGTTCAGCGGTTCAAAAAGCAGTCCAAAAGTTTGGTGGCATCGACATTGTGGTCAACAACGCGAGTGCCATTTCGCTAACCCCAACCGAAGAAACGGATATGAAACGATACGATCTTATGCATAACATAAACACCAGAGGAACTTTTCTCGT TTCCAAAGAATGCCTTCCGCATCTGCGAAAAAGCAAGCATGCacatattttaaacatttcacCACCACTTAGCATGGAGCCGCACTGGTTCAGTAATCATGTTGCTTATACGATGGCGAAATATGGAATGTCCATGTGCGTTCTTGGTATGGCTCGAGAATATGAAAATGTCAATATCTCGGTGAACGCTCTATGGCCCCGGACGCTCATTTTCACGGCAGCAGTAGAAATGCTTCATGGACAGGAAGGATATCCGTATTCACGTAAGCCGGAAATAATGGCCGATGCTGCATATGCGATTCTTTGCCGGCCTGCTGGTCAAAGCACAGGAAACTTTTTCATTGATGACGAGGTGTTGACCTCAGAAGGTATTACGGATTTCACACAATACGCATGTGTTCCAGGAAATGCGTTGAAACTCACACCGGACATTTTTGTTagcgaaaagaaatcaaagcTTTAA